From a region of the Paenibacillus segetis genome:
- the rpmB gene encoding 50S ribosomal protein L28: MSRKCYVTGKTQGSGNHVSHANNRNRRSWGVNVQKVRILVDGKPKRVYVSTRALKSGKLTRV; the protein is encoded by the coding sequence ATGTCTCGCAAATGTTATGTGACAGGTAAAACTCAAGGTAGCGGTAACCATGTATCCCACGCAAACAATCGCAATCGTCGCTCTTGGGGCGTGAACGTGCAAAAAGTCCGTATCTTGGTAGACGGTAAACCAAAACGCGTATACGTCAGCACTCGGGCTTTGAAATCCGGTAAACTGACCCGCGTCTAG
- the spoVM gene encoding stage V sporulation protein SpoVM: MKFYTFRLPKFLGGFVKAVLNTFHKN; the protein is encoded by the coding sequence ATGAAATTTTACACATTCAGGCTGCCTAAGTTTTTGGGAGGGTTTGTAAAAGCCGTTCTGAACACATTTCACAAAAACTAA
- the rpe gene encoding ribulose-phosphate 3-epimerase, translating to MTNIIIAPSILSADFAKLGEEVAEVECGGADWLHVDVMDGHFVPNLTFGPLVMEAIAPHTKLPLDVHLMIENPEQYIPAFAKAGAQVITVHAEACVHLHRVLHMIKEHGVKAGVALNPATPVSAIREVLEDVDLVLVMTVNPGFGGQAFIPGTVRKIKELREWKQQNSKDFHIEVDGGITAATAPLVVEAGADVLVAGSAVFGQADRGAAMAAIRSSVNLPL from the coding sequence ATGACGAACATTATCATTGCACCTTCTATTTTGTCAGCAGATTTTGCTAAGCTTGGGGAAGAAGTAGCTGAAGTAGAATGCGGGGGAGCCGATTGGTTACATGTGGATGTCATGGATGGTCATTTTGTACCTAACTTGACGTTTGGACCGCTTGTAATGGAGGCGATCGCCCCCCATACAAAGCTACCGCTGGATGTACATTTGATGATAGAAAATCCTGAACAATACATTCCTGCTTTCGCCAAAGCAGGAGCCCAAGTGATTACGGTTCATGCGGAAGCTTGTGTACACTTGCATCGTGTCTTGCATATGATTAAAGAGCATGGCGTAAAAGCGGGTGTTGCCTTAAATCCAGCTACACCTGTGTCTGCGATTCGTGAGGTACTAGAGGATGTTGATCTGGTTCTGGTGATGACAGTTAACCCTGGTTTTGGAGGGCAAGCATTCATTCCAGGAACGGTACGCAAAATAAAGGAGCTGCGTGAGTGGAAGCAGCAGAACAGCAAAGATTTTCATATTGAAGTGGATGGGGGCATCACCGCTGCCACAGCACCGCTTGTTGTAGAAGCTGGGGCTGATGTCCTAGTTGCTGGTAGTGCGGTGTTTGGTCAGGCTGATCGCGGTGCAGCCATGGCTGCAATTCGTAGTAGTGTTAATTTGCCACTTTAA
- the rsgA gene encoding ribosome small subunit-dependent GTPase A, with protein sequence MPEGLIVKALSGYYYVKPADLTQNDNIQCRGRGILRKDGVTPLVGDRVIYSLTENGEGMVDEILPRISELVRPPIANAKLAVLLFSLREPDLNLQLLDKFLVHIEHSGLRTLICLTKEDLLAQDKKHQAKDVTEQVAELYKSIGYDVIVTSSITGLGTAEVRNYLAGEISVFSGQSGVGKSTLLNAMLPDLSLETGEISMRLGRGRHTTRHVELIELDNGGYVADTPGFSQLDFLELGVEELSTCFREFQQYAENCKFRGCSHLHEPGCKVKQALEDGKISASRYEHYVQFHEEMKEKKRRY encoded by the coding sequence ATGCCTGAGGGATTAATAGTTAAGGCATTAAGCGGATATTATTATGTGAAACCCGCTGATTTAACTCAAAATGATAATATTCAGTGTCGGGGACGGGGGATTCTGCGGAAAGATGGGGTAACCCCCCTTGTGGGGGACCGGGTTATCTATTCTTTAACGGAGAATGGAGAGGGCATGGTTGATGAAATTTTGCCGCGGATATCGGAATTGGTTCGTCCACCGATAGCAAACGCAAAGTTAGCTGTGCTTCTGTTCTCCCTGCGAGAACCTGATCTAAATCTTCAGCTGTTGGACAAGTTTCTTGTACACATTGAACATTCGGGACTTCGAACGCTGATTTGCCTGACGAAGGAAGACCTACTGGCACAGGATAAGAAGCATCAAGCCAAGGACGTAACAGAGCAAGTCGCTGAATTGTATAAGAGTATCGGTTATGACGTGATCGTTACAAGCTCCATTACGGGGCTAGGAACGGCGGAAGTCAGAAATTACTTAGCTGGAGAAATCAGCGTATTTTCCGGTCAATCGGGCGTTGGTAAATCCACTTTGTTGAACGCTATGTTGCCTGATCTATCACTTGAGACAGGCGAGATCAGCATGAGACTTGGGCGTGGTCGTCATACAACAAGGCATGTGGAACTAATTGAACTTGATAACGGTGGATATGTTGCTGATACACCAGGCTTTAGTCAGCTTGATTTCCTAGAGCTTGGCGTAGAAGAGCTATCTACTTGCTTCAGAGAATTCCAGCAATATGCTGAAAATTGTAAATTCCGTGGGTGCAGTCATCTGCATGAGCCGGGTTGCAAAGTCAAACAAGCGCTGGAAGACGGTAAAATTTCTGCAAGCCGTTATGAACATTACGTGCAGTTTCATGAAGAAATGAAAGAAAAAAAACGGAGGTATTAA
- the pknB gene encoding Stk1 family PASTA domain-containing Ser/Thr kinase: MIGHELGGRYQIIERIGGGGMALVYKARDILLNRNVAIKVLRQQFVNDEEFIRRFRREAQSAASLSHSNIVSVYDVGQEDEIHYIVMEYIEGQNLNEIIKERAPLQIEEAVRIASQIADALDHAHHNQIIHRDIKPHNILIGRNGRVKVTDFGIARAATSSTITQTGSVVGSVHYFSPEHAKGVATGEKSDLYSLGIVLYQMLTGRLPFLGESPISVALKHLQEHFEEPRLVNPMIPQSVENIILKSMRKNPNERYQSAREMLRDLETCLLPERRQESKLAFVDDDDEDSTRIIPAIKPQGRNSGGNSSKLSRDSQFSDERDNEPKKNSWGKPVLWVSLTVLLLAAMIGVVWYVKTTLTVPDVTVPNVINLEETLAISTLGEKGLEVGKVDRIYKEGIAEGIVYDQSKPEGSSVKKGSSIDLMVGGPQPLEKMPSLNDLTYEQAVEQLIERGVDQASIKKDEQFHNDIEAGKVIEQNPAANEEFDPAIVQVVLTVSKGKEEVKMQNLIGKTQAEAEAILAQLGLKVAKDGIKQEPSFEVEAGKVTQQWPTAAGDMVTPGTEFILTISSGYPPEAINYTFEVPVAPAEDGKKSKIRIIYDDARGDNREWGTRGIGKPQYLSIDLILSPNKNGVVKVERDGILIDTYPISYFDAKQGTVPIPDLPVSGGTDNNSYNPENVEGNSNNG, translated from the coding sequence ATGATCGGACACGAATTGGGTGGTCGTTATCAGATTATTGAACGAATTGGCGGAGGTGGAATGGCGCTTGTATATAAAGCGCGTGATATTCTACTGAATCGCAATGTGGCCATTAAAGTTCTGCGCCAGCAATTTGTGAACGATGAGGAATTTATTCGTCGTTTCCGCCGTGAAGCACAATCGGCGGCGTCATTGTCTCATTCTAATATCGTTAGTGTATACGACGTAGGCCAGGAAGATGAAATTCATTACATTGTAATGGAGTATATTGAAGGCCAGAACCTGAATGAAATTATTAAAGAACGTGCGCCTTTGCAAATTGAAGAGGCGGTACGAATCGCATCGCAAATTGCTGATGCTCTAGATCATGCCCATCATAATCAAATCATACATCGAGACATTAAACCTCATAATATACTAATTGGACGTAATGGGCGCGTGAAGGTAACCGACTTTGGTATTGCTCGCGCGGCTACTTCTTCAACAATTACGCAGACGGGTTCAGTCGTAGGATCTGTACACTATTTCTCACCGGAACATGCCAAGGGCGTAGCGACTGGAGAGAAATCAGACCTATACTCCCTGGGGATTGTACTCTATCAAATGCTAACAGGACGCCTGCCTTTCTTAGGCGAGAGTCCAATTAGTGTTGCTCTGAAACATCTGCAAGAGCATTTCGAGGAACCACGCTTAGTGAATCCGATGATTCCTCAGAGTGTGGAGAACATCATACTCAAATCGATGCGCAAAAATCCAAATGAACGGTATCAATCGGCAAGAGAAATGTTGCGTGATTTAGAGACCTGTCTGCTTCCAGAGAGACGTCAGGAGTCCAAGCTTGCTTTTGTAGATGATGATGATGAGGATAGTACACGTATCATACCTGCTATTAAGCCACAGGGAAGAAATTCTGGAGGAAACTCATCTAAATTATCGAGAGATTCCCAATTCTCCGATGAACGTGACAATGAGCCAAAGAAGAATTCATGGGGTAAGCCTGTTTTATGGGTTAGTCTTACTGTCTTATTGTTGGCAGCTATGATAGGCGTAGTATGGTACGTCAAAACAACATTAACTGTTCCAGACGTTACGGTTCCGAATGTAATCAACTTGGAGGAAACGTTAGCGATTTCTACCTTGGGTGAGAAGGGTCTTGAAGTAGGTAAGGTAGATCGGATCTATAAAGAGGGTATAGCAGAAGGAATAGTATACGACCAAAGTAAACCGGAAGGTTCCTCAGTTAAGAAAGGATCAAGTATTGATCTGATGGTTGGAGGCCCCCAGCCACTCGAAAAAATGCCTTCATTGAATGATTTGACCTATGAACAGGCTGTCGAACAGTTGATTGAACGCGGTGTGGACCAAGCTAGCATCAAGAAGGACGAACAATTTCACAACGATATTGAGGCTGGAAAAGTTATCGAACAAAATCCTGCAGCAAATGAAGAATTTGATCCTGCTATAGTCCAAGTTGTCTTAACGGTTAGTAAAGGAAAAGAAGAAGTGAAAATGCAAAATCTAATTGGGAAGACTCAAGCGGAAGCAGAAGCAATACTTGCACAACTGGGTCTGAAAGTTGCTAAAGACGGAATCAAGCAAGAACCTAGCTTTGAAGTTGAGGCAGGCAAAGTGACCCAGCAGTGGCCAACTGCAGCAGGCGACATGGTGACTCCGGGAACTGAATTCATTCTCACCATTAGTTCCGGTTACCCGCCAGAAGCGATTAATTATACATTTGAGGTTCCAGTTGCTCCAGCGGAAGACGGCAAAAAGAGTAAAATCCGTATCATCTACGATGATGCACGTGGGGACAATCGGGAATGGGGAACAAGAGGCATTGGGAAGCCGCAATATCTTTCCATCGACCTAATTCTGTCTCCGAATAAGAATGGGGTAGTTAAGGTCGAGCGAGATGGTATTCTAATAGATACCTATCCGATTTCGTATTTTGATGCAAAACAGGGGACAGTACCTATTCCAGACCTACCTGTCAGTGGTGGAACGGATAACAATTCCTATAATCCAGAAAATGTAGAAGGAAATTCGAATAACGGTTGA
- a CDS encoding Stp1/IreP family PP2C-type Ser/Thr phosphatase: MIRTVYVSDVGRVRSVNEDNAWVAPLENGYTLGIVADGMGGHQAGETASQLAVETMVQDLSTLPADLSLQDCDNALKQAILHANEVVYQKSQENVEYHNMGTTVVAVLLKNQAGIIGHIGDSRAYLFRQGNVVQLTDDHSLVNELVKNKQISEEEASVHPRRNVLTRALGTDEQVTVDMDPLTLELGDILLLCSDGLSNYVTTEQMTMKLGSDSRSLKEKADDLLQLALNAGGDDNITVALLEFHEEAGSSTKEWNS, translated from the coding sequence TTGATCAGGACAGTTTATGTTAGTGATGTAGGGCGTGTTCGTTCGGTGAATGAGGATAATGCCTGGGTAGCTCCTTTAGAGAATGGCTACACGTTAGGAATCGTTGCTGATGGCATGGGTGGGCACCAGGCTGGAGAAACAGCCAGTCAGCTTGCGGTGGAGACGATGGTGCAAGATTTAAGTACTCTGCCTGCTGATCTATCTCTACAAGATTGCGACAATGCATTGAAACAAGCTATTTTGCATGCGAATGAAGTTGTATATCAAAAATCACAGGAAAATGTAGAGTATCACAACATGGGAACTACGGTTGTTGCTGTTCTACTTAAGAACCAGGCAGGAATTATCGGCCACATTGGCGATAGCCGGGCTTATTTGTTCCGTCAAGGGAACGTGGTTCAATTGACCGATGATCACTCGTTGGTCAACGAACTTGTGAAGAATAAACAGATTAGTGAAGAAGAAGCAAGTGTTCATCCGCGTCGCAATGTGCTGACTAGAGCGCTTGGTACCGATGAACAGGTGACGGTTGATATGGATCCGCTCACTTTGGAGCTTGGGGATATCCTGCTCTTATGCAGTGATGGTCTAAGCAATTATGTAACAACGGAACAAATGACCATGAAGCTAGGTTCAGATTCACGCTCTCTCAAAGAGAAAGCGGATGACCTGCTACAGCTTGCACTAAATGCAGGAGGCGATGACAATATCACGGTCGCCTTACTGGAATTTCATGAAGAAGCTGGGTCAAGCACAAAGGAGTGGAATTCATGA